A portion of the Citrobacter rodentium NBRC 105723 = DSM 16636 genome contains these proteins:
- a CDS encoding helix-turn-helix transcriptional regulator translates to MSIAFLIASENAYFNYGVRLLTDQSINIKCYDFNGLDSLYEVYKKYKSTYLICDKESYATYSFLFEKKPITCICLEQLTLHHGRISIITNCIPSPVSVLKKLTDIETEIIYLYFFKGFRIKAIAAILQLRVSQVYYRIKVVKDKLGADSTRKLPVLLRSLFHPAKP, encoded by the coding sequence ATGTCCATTGCTTTTTTAATAGCAAGTGAAAATGCATATTTTAATTATGGGGTGCGCTTGCTTACAGATCAGAGTATAAATATTAAATGTTATGATTTTAATGGCTTGGATTCTCTTTATGAAGTTTACAAAAAGTACAAGAGCACGTATTTAATTTGCGATAAAGAGAGTTATGCTACGTATAGTTTCCTCTTTGAAAAAAAACCGATAACCTGTATTTGTCTGGAGCAGCTAACTTTACACCACGGACGGATTAGTATCATTACTAATTGTATACCTTCACCAGTATCTGTTCTTAAAAAGCTTACTGACATTGAAACAGAAATAATTTATTTATATTTCTTTAAAGGATTCAGAATTAAGGCGATAGCGGCTATTTTACAATTAAGAGTAAGCCAGGTCTATTACAGGATAAAAGTAGTAAAGGATAAGCTGGGCGCAGATTCAACCAGGAAGCTCCCGGTGTTACTAAGATCTTTGTTTCATCCGGCAAAACCTTAA
- a CDS encoding winged helix-turn-helix domain-containing protein: MSTMTIDTNNKKYAVQLYNGHIAIFTESQSDEILIYAADIKNGTYHLHKRRYLKEVESYILLMLLSEPGIVVSNARLQSYGINGKNITSSTLRQAILSLRNLLGDNSKPHRIIINKARIGYSIQNASPFYEDINYYLQTISAVSENSYSLVSRSDIKHVNRKHLKLVSPAKRLTDSFLLWLPFGKNFFFTANFLLILYFILNFLVDSQYGFHKAAESVLDTHIEIVNQNFNFVIIRESKSEYLLIDKLKKALLNYLPLDDRSIVFEAIFIQNKNYLQLICLSSSDFSRVKNFRFTVQDFKSEHYLERLAKQCLYVN; encoded by the coding sequence ATGTCGACTATGACTATTGATACTAATAACAAAAAGTATGCCGTACAACTTTATAACGGACACATAGCAATTTTTACCGAATCACAAAGTGATGAAATTCTGATATATGCGGCGGATATTAAAAATGGTACTTATCACCTTCATAAAAGGCGTTATCTGAAAGAGGTAGAGTCATATATATTATTAATGTTGTTGTCAGAACCCGGGATAGTCGTAAGTAACGCCAGATTACAAAGTTATGGTATAAATGGCAAAAATATTACCAGTAGTACTTTAAGACAGGCTATTTTGTCTTTACGTAATTTACTTGGTGATAACTCAAAACCGCATCGGATAATTATAAACAAGGCAAGAATAGGTTACAGCATTCAGAACGCCAGTCCTTTTTATGAAGATATCAATTATTATTTGCAAACAATCAGCGCTGTATCAGAAAACAGCTATTCTCTTGTTTCACGTTCAGATATTAAACATGTTAATCGCAAACATCTCAAACTGGTAAGCCCGGCGAAAAGATTAACTGACTCTTTTCTTCTCTGGTTGCCCTTTGGAAAAAACTTTTTTTTTACCGCTAATTTTTTATTGATTCTCTATTTTATCTTAAATTTTTTAGTCGATTCCCAGTACGGTTTTCATAAAGCTGCGGAATCCGTTCTTGATACACACATCGAAATAGTAAATCAAAACTTTAACTTTGTTATTATTCGTGAAAGTAAAAGTGAATATTTACTTATTGATAAATTAAAAAAAGCATTACTTAACTATCTTCCGCTTGACGATCGCAGCATCGTATTTGAAGCTATTTTCATTCAGAATAAGAATTATCTACAATTAATTTGTTTAAGCAGCAGTGACTTTTCCCGTGTTAAGAATTTCAGATTTACCGTTCAGGACTTTAAATCGGAACATTATCTGGAACGGTTGGCTAAGCAGTGTTTATATGTCAATTGA
- a CDS encoding helix-turn-helix transcriptional regulator yields MQIFSGDTFFVLGIKKLLIILDIPEPEGLIFLDTGQDYIYVLDRDEIRHLVYSDPVSAFILCRRSLMHRAAGTNIFSKLLSGWRFGCSKRRHPTILTTSEALIIRMICLGISQKHIATKLHISEKTVSTHKLNALRKLRIKNVAIFFTEYAAWYRLWDQYMNTYHGGGLNVTQQRSPENRQKATLFNPPVLNADC; encoded by the coding sequence ATGCAGATCTTTTCTGGAGACACGTTTTTTGTACTGGGTATTAAGAAATTACTAATCATTCTCGATATTCCTGAACCTGAGGGGCTCATTTTTCTTGATACCGGACAGGACTATATTTATGTACTTGATAGAGATGAGATTAGACATCTTGTTTATTCCGATCCTGTTTCCGCTTTTATTCTTTGTCGTCGCTCATTAATGCATCGGGCGGCAGGTACAAACATCTTTAGTAAGCTGTTAAGCGGATGGCGCTTCGGTTGCTCGAAACGACGTCATCCAACGATACTGACAACCAGTGAAGCGCTGATAATACGTATGATTTGTTTAGGCATTAGCCAGAAGCATATTGCGACAAAATTACACATCAGCGAGAAAACAGTCAGTACCCATAAGTTAAACGCGCTACGTAAGCTCAGGATCAAAAATGTCGCGATTTTTTTTACCGAGTATGCTGCATGGTATCGTTTATGGGACCAGTATATGAACACTTATCACGGTGGCGGTCTGAACGTTACGCAGCAAAGAAGTCCGGAAAACAGGCAAAAGGCAACGCTATTTAATCCTCCGGTTTTGAATGCAGATTGTTAA
- a CDS encoding AraC family transcriptional regulator, whose amino-acid sequence MNRQSALSNLSIPAKNSLAHNNMLVLKKIRFYNCAIIHLRDAQLLIRTKDGQTLNIPPESLCYVEKNTVMDVALKVLGSGVPYEVYHVDSDVLRCICKVMEPLLLDPQRVNHTRRKIFTCAVDETDTRIFKRLTGSNVPQHRLVYKITYLLSKVNDIESLVYSLSVSTDTTFTEKLKVIIEADLSRSWRLVDLANILHMSEVSIRKKLEKESNNFNALVLDIRMYHAAKLITTSDKHINSIANEVGYTSTSYFIRNFKEFFGITPKQFSLKVKKQP is encoded by the coding sequence ATGAATCGTCAAAGTGCTTTAAGTAATCTAAGTATACCGGCTAAAAACAGTCTTGCACATAACAATATGTTAGTACTAAAAAAAATCCGGTTTTATAATTGCGCTATTATTCATCTGCGGGATGCTCAACTTCTTATCAGAACCAAAGATGGACAAACGCTTAATATACCACCAGAGTCATTATGTTATGTTGAAAAAAACACCGTAATGGACGTAGCGTTAAAAGTGTTAGGCTCCGGAGTTCCTTATGAGGTTTACCACGTTGATAGCGACGTTTTAAGGTGTATCTGTAAGGTTATGGAGCCGCTGCTGTTAGATCCGCAAAGAGTCAATCACACGCGGCGTAAAATCTTTACCTGCGCCGTAGATGAAACAGATACCAGAATTTTCAAGCGATTAACAGGGAGCAACGTTCCGCAGCACAGACTTGTCTATAAGATAACTTATCTTTTGTCTAAAGTTAATGATATTGAATCTCTGGTCTACTCGTTATCGGTATCCACAGATACAACTTTTACCGAAAAATTAAAGGTAATCATCGAGGCCGACCTTTCCAGATCATGGCGGCTTGTAGACTTGGCGAATATTTTACATATGTCAGAGGTCTCGATTCGTAAAAAACTGGAGAAGGAAAGTAACAATTTCAATGCATTAGTTCTTGATATACGGATGTATCATGCCGCAAAGTTAATCACAACAAGCGACAAACATATCAATAGTATTGCGAACGAGGTAGGGTATACCAGTACGTCTTATTTCATTCGTAACTTTAAAGAATTTTTTGGTATTACACCGAAACAGTTTTCTTTAAAAGTGAAGAAACAGCCGTGA
- a CDS encoding helix-turn-helix domain-containing protein — MDSNYYRGLGVKSLILSQLTNERLIEARFALSTDEMKKENANIIFYDDFVTINVLNKKKIRSSGDNWHKDNRTQERITLHVPFLARHQTLNDISMKIGKILAIANADYHVHLNKKEAYWSFGLKKYAQLSNAENDVMLLIGKGYNSGDISRMLNRSRKTICTHYRNASRKMGASNQAEFYRYASFVARCGRNERNTLCL; from the coding sequence ATGGATTCTAACTATTATCGTGGATTAGGGGTAAAATCCTTAATTTTGAGTCAATTGACAAATGAACGTCTGATTGAGGCGCGCTTTGCGTTATCAACAGACGAAATGAAAAAGGAAAATGCGAACATCATCTTCTACGATGATTTCGTGACGATAAACGTATTGAATAAAAAGAAAATCCGCAGTAGCGGCGATAACTGGCATAAAGATAACCGGACGCAGGAAAGGATAACGCTGCATGTTCCCTTTCTGGCCAGACATCAAACGCTCAACGATATTTCGATGAAGATTGGTAAAATACTGGCAATCGCTAATGCGGACTATCATGTTCACCTCAATAAGAAAGAAGCCTACTGGAGCTTTGGCCTAAAGAAATACGCCCAACTTTCTAACGCGGAAAATGATGTCATGCTCTTAATTGGCAAGGGATACAATAGCGGTGATATCTCACGAATGCTTAACCGCTCACGAAAGACAATCTGTACTCATTATCGTAACGCCAGCCGCAAGATGGGCGCTTCCAATCAGGCTGAGTTTTATCGTTACGCTTCGTTTGTCGCCCGATGTGGACGTAATGAAAGAAACACCTTGTGTTTATAA
- a CDS encoding tight adherence protein RcpC encodes MRKKSLVVYIYIVMIFVGLAGLFLIMNSPQSAESVTDKAPAPAIKKEEQEKISVAVAERDLPAKAVLTAEDFRIKMVEITRGGHEKASFALGNKSIKDYALNVPVAKGTFIPGSALVKPGTTEYISLFLRPGHVLYTFRLSEADNYLFDNIRAGQFIDIFMVYGKKKENGKEMLVSPSTTIESTRLKPLMKNRRVLALRPTKIVTDKNGISTREGGSQLVAELNEQDIKVLKGLEGKAKIVILPATHKEYQLTGKDNLPDVEAMWPVSEDVIFDDETDALPQKSINQLRG; translated from the coding sequence ATGAGAAAAAAATCATTAGTAGTTTATATTTACATCGTTATGATATTTGTTGGCCTCGCCGGATTATTTTTGATAATGAATAGCCCGCAATCTGCAGAATCTGTTACCGACAAAGCACCAGCGCCTGCCATTAAAAAAGAGGAGCAGGAGAAGATCAGCGTTGCCGTTGCAGAAAGAGATTTACCTGCGAAAGCCGTTCTGACGGCAGAGGATTTTCGCATAAAAATGGTGGAAATCACCCGGGGTGGCCATGAGAAAGCATCATTCGCTCTCGGCAATAAATCGATAAAAGATTACGCGCTTAACGTCCCGGTAGCCAAAGGAACCTTTATTCCCGGATCGGCGCTTGTAAAGCCAGGGACAACTGAATATATATCACTCTTCCTCCGGCCAGGTCATGTGTTGTATACCTTCCGACTCTCCGAAGCGGATAACTATCTTTTCGATAACATCCGTGCCGGACAATTCATTGATATTTTTATGGTATATGGCAAGAAAAAAGAGAATGGCAAGGAGATGCTGGTTTCACCCAGTACGACCATCGAAAGCACCCGACTAAAACCATTGATGAAAAACAGAAGGGTGCTGGCGCTTCGTCCCACGAAGATTGTTACCGATAAGAATGGCATATCTACCAGGGAGGGCGGCAGTCAGCTGGTCGCTGAACTCAACGAACAGGATATTAAGGTGTTAAAAGGGCTGGAAGGGAAAGCGAAGATAGTGATACTTCCTGCCACCCACAAGGAATATCAGCTGACGGGTAAGGATAACCTGCCTGATGTGGAAGCAATGTGGCCCGTTTCCGAAGATGTGATATTCGATGACGAAACTGATGCGTTACCGCAAAAGTCAATTAATCAGCTACGTGGTTAA
- a CDS encoding Flp family type IVb pilin, whose protein sequence is MMFSYGITMKEKVGQFIRDDEGVTAIEYAVVVAGVAAVVMFIFGNSGPVKSMLNTTFTNLSDKMTANIASIGDSGTGTGTGTGTGTTE, encoded by the coding sequence ATGATGTTTAGCTATGGTATAACGATGAAAGAAAAAGTAGGCCAGTTCATCAGAGATGATGAGGGGGTAACGGCAATTGAGTATGCAGTAGTGGTTGCCGGAGTGGCTGCTGTGGTGATGTTTATTTTTGGTAATAGCGGTCCTGTAAAGAGTATGTTAAATACTACATTTACTAATTTGAGCGATAAAATGACGGCGAATATCGCATCTATTGGTGACAGTGGTACTGGTACTGGTACTGGTACTGGTACTGGTACCACTGAGTAA
- a CDS encoding autotransporter outer membrane beta-barrel domain-containing protein produces the protein MDNYRINRSGWHDLFCALPFCLIFNSYACAANSDTIVVDSGKLNAGNLSLINNVSGAFLIQAKNSAEFNTSQLFLTTTYARGGDAFSAPSAFNTLTVTEDYAGIGGALEMNGVQKGENGYLTNQETPVTPQPASEAGLDLITASVPQINSTRKPEAVCREAGSYIANFAATNTLFTMNQHDQPSEPGFIDALSAQPEATCLWLRQPGVHNACRDDSGALRTQRTRYAAQIDAQNPDDIRTGRSPTAEHPGKYWRSGRRVPPS, from the coding sequence ATGGATAATTATCGCATCAATCGGAGTGGGTGGCATGATTTATTCTGCGCGCTACCGTTCTGTCTTATTTTTAACAGTTACGCATGCGCTGCAAATAGTGACACTATTGTTGTCGATAGCGGCAAACTCAACGCCGGAAATTTGTCTCTGATTAACAACGTAAGCGGCGCTTTTCTAATCCAGGCAAAAAACAGCGCGGAATTTAACACCAGCCAACTGTTTCTAACCACTACCTACGCCAGGGGCGGCGACGCATTCTCCGCCCCTAGCGCTTTCAACACCCTGACGGTGACGGAAGATTATGCCGGTATTGGCGGAGCGCTGGAGATGAACGGCGTGCAAAAGGGCGAAAACGGGTATCTGACCAACCAGGAGACGCCCGTCACGCCGCAACCTGCGTCAGAAGCCGGGTTGGATCTGATAACAGCTTCTGTACCGCAGATTAATTCAACAAGAAAACCTGAGGCGGTTTGTCGGGAAGCTGGAAGCTACATCGCCAACTTCGCGGCGACCAACACGCTGTTTACGATGAACCAGCATGACCAACCGAGCGAGCCGGGATTTATTGATGCCTTATCGGCACAACCGGAAGCGACCTGTTTGTGGCTGCGTCAGCCCGGTGTCCACAATGCCTGCCGTGACGATAGCGGAGCACTGAGAACGCAGCGTACTCGCTATGCGGCTCAGATTGACGCGCAAAATCCCGATGACATCAGGACGGGTCGTTCCCCCACGGCTGAACATCCGGGGAAATATTGGCGTTCAGGCAGGAGAGTGCCACCGTCCTGA